TGACTCTTCTTTCTAAGTTTTCACAGTAGTCGGGTCTAGGTGGTGGTGGTAGGACGCCTGGTGGGGCTTGATCTTGGGCTAGAACATCTTACACTCCTTGCTTATAATACTCATCAGGTTCAATAAAGAGCTCGAAACTTGGTGTCTTAGGTGTAATTAATGTTCTCTCTTGGGGCAACCTCATATAAGGAACTTCATTCCATTTCCAAATAAAGTAATTCAGGTTCCTACTTTCATCTTTCTTTAACATATCAGTGGCAATCAATCCCTTCTTATCATACAGATAGTTTCCCCTAATTGGTCTCAATAAGGGATCTCCAAGATCATTTTATGGCATTTACACATTTAAGGTTATGGCTATTATTATGACTATCCCCCTATATTGATTTTTCCACCTGTGACATTCCCAAGTTCCTTACATTTTGAAGTCCAAGCATTAATGCAATGGGACACCCTTTTCCTTAAGGAATTAGGGTCCCCAAGATTTTGACTTTACTCTTTCCTAAGTTTATGGACTCCTCTTGGGCTAGAAAGGTCATATTTATCAAACGAAGGGCATATCTCAAAGCAGGGTGAGGAATGCTACTAAACTTCAGTCTACTTTCCCAAATCGTGTTTCAGATAAGTTGTCAAAAAGTAACTTTCTCATACTCTCCATAATCCTCATCATACATCTCTTCCACCCCAAGAACAGTTCGAAGTCGGGTAATAACTCCATAGCAATTGATATTGTGGTTAAGTGTAATCTTGCTCTAGTTTACATTGGCATAGCCATTGACTTGTGTTGATATATGAATGATGCTTTTCATTTGAACATCAAAGGTTAGTGGATGCTTTTCCATTAAGATGGTTAGTTGatcatattattttcattgagaAAGTGCATAATTGCATTATACGTTTTGGTTTGCTTATGAGTACTTAAGATTTGTTTCTTGCTTGTTTACATCcactttatttatttgataaaaGTTTGACTGAAAACCCTTTTCTTGTGATTAATGTCCAAAGTGTCTATACTAGTATCATAAATTATCTTTCCCTTTTCACTTTATACTTGTGTTGTCCATATCTAATAACCAAAGTTGAGATTAGGTCCTTTTTTCCCAATGGCTTCGAACCTCTAATTGCTATTATACTACGTATTTGCATTATAGTCAGGAAGTAGTTGTAATTTAACTTTGATAAGCTTTAACGATTTTAAAAATAACTATCAAATTTTTACAGACGTCGTAATTTTCAAGCCTATTCTCAACCCAATTTTTGTCTCCTAATTCATCTAATTTTTTTCGCCTCAACTCTTTCCAGCccaaatttatcctttgtatTACCTAGCCAACCCATTCTTTATCCACCTTGAAGGCAAGGTGGAACTTCAGGCGGTCGCCGGTCGGTAATGTGATATATTGGTTCAAAGGGTATCATAAAAGAAGTTAGGCTTAAGCTGTATTCTGTTATATTAGTTAGGCTTTTTGTTATGTTTGCTGGACAGCTGTCAGGTAGGAGTATTCTTTGAGCATAGGCTATATAAACAGTCAACTTTGTATCTTACAGGTAAATTTTCAGAAgtaattatcaataaaattggAGAAGGGAAGACTTTAACTTGCCAAAGAAACTGTTGTTCTTTACTGATCTTGCTAACAATCGGCTTCTGTTTTGTCCGTATATTACACATTCACATGGGACGTCCATGTTCCATCAATACCTTAAATCTTTGTCAAAACCCAAAATTAAATCCTAAGTTCTACCAACAAGAACATAACAGCAAGAAAATCCAAGAGCATAATgcagaagaaataatttataGCTGGAATCCACATAAGTTGTCACTAACCTTGTATAGATCCTCTTTGCTGAATTCCATAAGTGGTCGTACCAATAGAATGCCTTGACTGTCTGAAGAATTGCTAATAAAATAAGGATATTTGGGAAATAACTGAGATGTTGATGCCATTCCTGCAAGTCCAAGCACTCCACTGTTGCGAGACAGCCTCAGGATAAACAATTCAGCCTGCATAAATTTCATCAGGTGAAAAATCTTTAACACATGTAATTATTCTGTGAAACAGATTAACAAAATTTAACATAAATCACATGAAGAAACTACTAAATAACCAAATTCAGTGTTGCCACTCAAACACCCTAAACTGCAAAGTAGTTTATTGACTCTAGGACGACCAAATTGGACTTGGAATTTAGTAGGAAAATGCATGTAAATCTAAATTTAGATCCTGCACCTGATCATCAGCATGGTGTGCAGTAAGTAGTACACCAATCTGGTTCTGCAAGCAAACATCTTGGAATATTTTGTACCTGCACAATCAAAACAGAGTTCATTGGTGTTATGGTATAATAGTTGTAGCCGCTATGTTACTCGACTCCTCATTTTGTTTCAAATACCCGTGTCCGATTGTTGATACTCGGACAATGGTATGGCACTTCGACACTTCAACTTAAACATAAAATTGAATacttagacgtatccgacacttaagacacgtaccagtatccgacatcagtacccgagtccaagtaacatcaGTTGTAGGCATTTGGAAGCATCCATAAAATCAAAAGAATATCAATGAATCACTAATTTTCGAGAAACTAAACTCACCTCAAATCACGAGCATCTTCTTCCAAGTGCCCCACCTTTGGCTGACCATCAGGCCAGTCACAATGCACAATCTCATACCTGATTCCTAAAATAAGCCAAGTAAGAAAACAATCCACCAAAGAGATTCAAgctaaaaaatattacaaacatATTAAAATCCCTAAATATGTTCCTTAAGAGGCAGAAGCAAAGTAGTACCCATATCAGAAACCCAATGAGAAACTGTTTCAGCTTCTTCTTTACTCTCTGGCCGAAGCCCATGGTCAACAATAATAGCAAGTAAGCCCTCAACAAAGCCAGAGCTGTCATAACCGCTGTTTCTGGAAAAAGTCTTCCAATGTGCCATTAGGGCACACAAGGCCATACTATCAGCACCACCAGAGACCCCAATAGCTTTAGAAACAATACCAGGAATGAACAACACGtaagcaaaaacaaaaataaaagaacaaatGTGAACAAGATAGGTCTTGAGTCAGAGTAACATAATTCACATACCTAATATCTACttgtttttcataaaatatgCCTCAAATATAAGTTCACAAAAGAGTAAGGGTATGATTTGCCGTCATCCAACACTCCCCAGACCTTTTAATCATAGCTTCTATGACTGGGATATATTgtgtataatgatgatgatgatgatcaaaagAGTAAGCAACTAATTATCATGGAGAAGTAGAACAAGGACTcttaaatacccattttaagTTCTAAGTGAAGGATTTTTGG
This genomic stretch from Amaranthus tricolor cultivar Red isolate AtriRed21 chromosome 9, ASM2621246v1, whole genome shotgun sequence harbors:
- the LOC130824581 gene encoding uncharacterized protein LOC130824581 isoform X3 is translated as MCSFILPTDSEQQIIMSTTLATSMSMVNPINLRNGVVSFFFRHHTSRFFCRCSQSKYSQLPSEFTDTFSKSMQMAALKPHHRIAIGVSGGADSMALCALMAHWKTFSRNSGYDSSGFVEGLLAIIVDHGLRPESKEEAETVSHWVSDMGIRYEIVHCDWPDGQPKVGHLEEDARDLRYKIFQDVCLQNQIGVLLTAHHADDQAELFILRLSRNSGVLGLAGMASTSQLFPKYPYFISNSSDSQGILLVRPLMEFSKEDLYKHGYAVIDLESLNPSERDDICLSRCLAVILQFISQRHRPVRGSASRLLLDYIRTVPCKALKYGK
- the LOC130824581 gene encoding uncharacterized protein LOC130824581 isoform X2; the protein is MCSFILPTDSEQQIIMSTTLATSMSMVNPINLRNGVVSFFFRHHTSRFFCRCSQSKYSQLPSEFTDTFSKSMQMAALKPHHRIAIGVSGGADSMALCALMAHWKTFSRNSGYDSSGFVEGLLAIIVDHGLRPESKEEAETVSHWVSDMGIRYEIVHCDWPDGQPKVGHLEEDARDLRYKIFQDVCLQNQIGVLLTAHHADDQAELFILRLSRNSGVLGLAGMASTSQLFPKYPYFISNSSDSQGILLVRPLMEFSKEDLYKHGYAVIDLESLNPSERDDICLSRCLAVILQFISQRHRPVRGSASRLLLDYIRTVPCKLLALKGQKLLSVAQFNPLSLVK
- the LOC130824581 gene encoding uncharacterized protein LOC130824581 isoform X4, whose translation is MCSFILPTDSEQQIIMSTTLATSMSMVNPINLRNGVVSFFFRHHTSRFFCRCSQSKYSQLPSEFTDTFSKSMQMAALKPHHRIAIGVSGGADSMALCALMAHWKTFSRNSGYDSSGFVEGLLAIIVDHGLRPESKEEAETVSHWVSDMGIRYEIVHCDWPDGQPKVGHLEEDARDLRYKIFQDVCLQNQIGVLLTAHHADDQAELFILRLSRNSGVLGLAGMASTSQLFPKYPYFISNSSDSQGILLVRPLMEFSKEDLYKHGYAVIDLESLNPSERDDICLSRCLAVILQFISQRHRPVRGSASRLLLDYIRTVPCKCRPH